The sequence TACGGGCTCCGCCGGATCACCGACGACCTGTGCGCGGAGGCGGGCTTCCGGCCCCGTATCGCCTTCGAGGGGGAGGAGGCGGAGACGCTGCGCGGGCTGGTCGCGGCGGGTCTCGGCGTCGCCCTGCTGCCCCCGCCGGCCGTTCCCCGCCCGGGGGTCGTCGAGCTGGGCATCACCGCGCCCCGCGCCGTGCGCGAGATCGGCCTCGCCTGGCGCGAGGGGGCCCCGGACACGGCGCCCGTCGCGGCCTTCAAGCGGTTCCTCCTGGGGCGGCGGGGGAGGCTGCTGCCGAGGGGGGAGGGGTAAACAGGGCGTGCTGTTGGGACAATACGAGTGTCACCACGGACGTCCTCAATGGCGAGGGGGACCGTCGGCGCCCCCGGGACGGGGCGCCTCCACACGCGCGATGCCGACCCACGGAAGGTTGTCCGTATGACTCTTGTCGAGCCGCTGTACGCCGAAATCCTCCGCCGCAACCGCGGCGAGCACGAATTCCACCAGGCGGTGCGCGAGGTCCTGGAGACGCTCGACCCGGTGCTCGAACGGCGTCCCGAGCTGGTCGACGCGCGGATCGTCGAGCGGCTCTGCGAGCCGGAGCGGCAGATCGCCTTCCGGGTGCCGTGGACGGACGACTCCGGCGACATCCACGTCAACCGGGGCTTCCGCGTCGAGTTCAGCAGCGTGCTCGGCCCGTACAAGGGCGGACTGCGCTTCCACCCCTCGGTGAACCTCGGCATCGTGAAGTTCCTCGGCTTCGAGCAGATCTTCAAGAACGCGCTCACCGGGATGCCCATCGGCGGCGGCAAGGGCGGCGCGGACTTCGACCCGAAGGGCCGCTCGGACGCCGAGATCATGCGCTTCTGCCAGTCGTTCATGACCGAACTGCACCGTCACATCGGCGAGTACACCGACGTCCCCGCGGGCGACATCGGCGTGGGCGGCCGGGAGATCGGCTACCTCTTCGGCCAGTACCGGCGCATCACCAACCGCCACGAGTCCGGCGTGCTCACCGGCAAGGGCGTGACGTGGGGCGGCTCCCAGGCCCGCACCGAGGCGACCGGCTACGGCTGCGTGCTCTTCACCGCCGAGATGCTGCGCAGCCGCGGCGAGTCCCTCGACGGACAGACGCTCGCGGTCTCCGGCTCGGGCAACGTGGCGATCTACGCGATCGAGAAGGCCGAGCAGCTCGGCGCGACCGTCGTGACGTGCTCCGACTCGGACGGCTACGTCGTGGACGAGAAGGGCATCGACCTCGCCCTGCTCAAGGAGATCAAGGAGGTGCGGCGCGGCCGGATCTCCGAGTACGCGGAGCGCCGCGGCGCGCGTTTCGTCCCCGGGACGGGCGTGTGGAACGTCCCCTGCGACGTGGCGCTGCCCTGCGCGACGCAGAACGAGCTGACCGAGGAGGACGCGCGCACGCTCGTCCGCAACGGCGTGAAGACGGTCGCCGAGGGCGCCAACATGCCGACGACCCCGGAAGCCGTCCGCGTCTTCCAGGAGGCGGGCGTCGCCTTCGCCCCCGGCAA comes from Streptomyces sp. Tu6071 and encodes:
- the gdhA gene encoding NADP-specific glutamate dehydrogenase encodes the protein MTLVEPLYAEILRRNRGEHEFHQAVREVLETLDPVLERRPELVDARIVERLCEPERQIAFRVPWTDDSGDIHVNRGFRVEFSSVLGPYKGGLRFHPSVNLGIVKFLGFEQIFKNALTGMPIGGGKGGADFDPKGRSDAEIMRFCQSFMTELHRHIGEYTDVPAGDIGVGGREIGYLFGQYRRITNRHESGVLTGKGVTWGGSQARTEATGYGCVLFTAEMLRSRGESLDGQTLAVSGSGNVAIYAIEKAEQLGATVVTCSDSDGYVVDEKGIDLALLKEIKEVRRGRISEYAERRGARFVPGTGVWNVPCDVALPCATQNELTEEDARTLVRNGVKTVAEGANMPTTPEAVRVFQEAGVAFAPGKAANAGGVATSALEMQQNASRDSWTFAYTEERLARIMRHIHDSCYTTAERYGAPGNYVVGANIAGFELVADAMLAQGLI